The Streptomyces sp. NBC_01463 DNA window CAGCATCAGCCGCGAGGTGCCGGCCGGCCGCGGAGCGACCCTGCCGAACAGCCCGGCGGACCGGACGCGGGGCAGCCGGACCGCGGGTTTCCGGGATCCGGGCGGCCACGTCCGGGAGATCGCGCGATGACCGCCGCACCCGGACCCGCGACAGCGGCCGCGACCGTCGCACCCGGTCCCACGGACGCCGAGATCCGCGCGCTCCTGTCGTCCCTGGACGGCCAGCGCCGCCACGTCCTCGGCATCCTCGAAGGGCTCGACGAGGAGGCGCTGCGGCTGCCCGTGCTGCCGTCCGGGTGGACCTGTCTCGGCCTCGTCCAGCATCTGGCGCTCGATGTCGAACGGTTCTGGTTCCGTGCCGTGTTCACGGGCGACACGACCGTGATCGCCGCCCTGGACGAGATCGACGACGCCTGGCAGGTGGACCCCGGCGTCACGGTCGCCGAGGTCCTCGACCGGTACCGCGCGGAGATCGCTCTCGCGGACGCCGTCGTCACCGCGGCGGCGGCCGGTGCGCCCCTGGCCTGGTGGCCCCACGACCAGTTCGGCGCACCGCACCTGCACACCCTGCGGGACGTCCTGCTGCACGTCATCACCGAGACCGCGTGCCACGCCGGTCATCTCGACGCGGCACGCGAACTCCTCGACGGCCGGCGCTGGCTGGTCCTGACGTAGGGCCGCCGTTCGGACCGCTCCGGGCCTACCGGCCCTCCCCGCCGTCCGCGATGGCCTCGGCGACCTCCGCCACCCGCTCCTGCTCCTCCACCGCGAACCGCTCCCGGTCCAGCTGTTCGGCTATCTCCTCGTCCTGCGCCATGAGGAGGTCCAGGCTGGAGTCGCCCAGCTCCAGGACGCCCATGTCGACGTACGCCTTCTGGAGCCGTTCGCCCCACAGGCCGATGTCCTTCACGCACGGGACGATGCGGCTGAACAGCAGCTTGCGGAAGAGCTGGAGGAACTCCGAGTGCTCGGAGAGCTCCTTCGCCTCCTGCTTGCCGATGCCGAAGTTCTCCAGCACCTCCACACCGCTGAGCCGGTCGCGCATGAGGTAGCAGCCCTCGATGACGAACTCCTCGCGCTCGCGCAGTTCGGCGTCGCTCAGCTGCTTGTAGTAGTCGCGCAGCGCCATCCGGCCGAAGGCGACATGGCGGGCCTCGTCCTGCATGACGTACGCGAGGATCTGCTTCGGCAGCGGCTTGGTGGTGGTGTCGCGGATCATGCCGAATGCGGCCAGGGCCAGGCCCTCGATGAGGACCTGCATGCCGAGGTAGGGCATGTCCCAGCGCGAGTCGCGGAGGGTGTCGCCGAGCAGCCCCTGGAGGTTGTCGTTGA harbors:
- a CDS encoding ferritin-like domain-containing protein; the encoded protein is MSTHDLYTTAPEQPLWTVPASGAARFSWDYDDGRERLLALYQKGKDKQWDGNKRIDWSLEVDPTDPLGTPDEALTLYGTPHWAKMTEKDRGELRKHYTSWQFSQFLHGEQGAMVCAARIVESVPDLDAKFYSATQTMDEARHAEIYGRFLHEKIGMLYPVNDNLQGLLGDTLRDSRWDMPYLGMQVLIEGLALAAFGMIRDTTTKPLPKQILAYVMQDEARHVAFGRMALRDYYKQLSDAELREREEFVIEGCYLMRDRLSGVEVLENFGIGKQEAKELSEHSEFLQLFRKLLFSRIVPCVKDIGLWGERLQKAYVDMGVLELGDSSLDLLMAQDEEIAEQLDRERFAVEEQERVAEVAEAIADGGEGR
- a CDS encoding DinB family protein is translated as MTAAPGPATAAATVAPGPTDAEIRALLSSLDGQRRHVLGILEGLDEEALRLPVLPSGWTCLGLVQHLALDVERFWFRAVFTGDTTVIAALDEIDDAWQVDPGVTVAEVLDRYRAEIALADAVVTAAAAGAPLAWWPHDQFGAPHLHTLRDVLLHVITETACHAGHLDAARELLDGRRWLVLT